AGAGCGGCCTGAGCGTGGCAGGGCGCCGCTGCTGCGTCATCCGCGACCACCTGCTGGCAGAGGGCGATGGCGTGCTGGACGCGCGCACCAAGGGGCTGGACGGGCGCGCCGTGTGCGTGGGCCACACACCACGCGTGCTCCTGGTGCTCATGGGCTGCCGCGGCGTGCACGGAGGAATCCTGAACAAGACGGTGCACGAGCTCATCCGCGGGTTGCGCACGCAGGGCACTTAGCAGCCACGCACCCCGAATAAAGTGAACCCCAAGTAGGAGGTGCCGCCTCTTGGAGCGAAGCCGCAGGAGCTGGAGTGCTTGGAGCAGCTTACTGTGAAGCTGAAGGCTTGACGACTGGGTTTGGGGCTTAGGTTGGTTGGtgggtttttagaccacacccggcagtgctcagatagaaccgcggtccattcaaggctagcgcaggcaaggcagacaccttacctctggcgccaccgcccggcccccttacttccttttctattcttttgctttctcttccACATCCATCAGGGCtcagggttagttactcctggctctgcactcaggaatcactcttggcaggactcaagggatcataaaatgtgaatttcGACCCCCcatcacccacatgcaaggcaagtggacCAGATGTATTGTTGGAGTGAGTTTGCAGTCTGGATCCTTGAGAGCTGAGCAGGCTGCTTTTCCAGCAAAGCTCTCTGTGGCATGGTggcatgatgtgtgtgtgtgtgtgtagtgggggTGTGGCACTGCCAAATCCCAAGTCTGAATGTCTTCTTCCTGCTTCAACGGAGAGCGAGACGAACAGGTAATGGTATGCGtgtcattctttttatttgtcatCAGGCAGCGTaggaaagggtgtgtgtgtgtgtgtgtgaagcagtGATGAAGAAAACTCGGGTGACCGTGGAGActaggagggaggagggaaggcagCGGGTCATACCTGTGGCACAGGCACCCACATCAAAACATGTGCAAACTCCAGCAAGTCATTCACACAGACCCTGGAATTCAGCAGGTGTGTGCTTCAAGACTCCGGCTGGTGCTAAGACAGAAAGTCCGGCCCGGGGAGCGCTGATCCTCCCTGCCACACTGGGGTTGCTCCCCGCAGCACCCGCACTTGCACACAAGCTCTCCCAAGTGGGCACGCACAGCCCCAGACCTCGCGGACCCGCCTCCGGAGGCCGGGCCTTGGCCAGCCGGTGCCGTCGTCCCTCCTCTGCCTTCCTCCCCGCCACCGGGGCTGGCTAGAGGCGCGTGGCACCGGCGCTGTGCCGAGCGGGCAGCGCCAGGCGCGGGGAGGGGGTGGCGGGGGGCAGCTCCTCCAGGAAGACCCTGGCGGGCCGCGGAGGCGAGCGGGGCTCGGGCCGCGCGCAGCAGAGGGTGGCGCGGGTGATGAGGCGGTCCAGGGGCTGCAAGGAGTGCATCCAGCGGGGCAGGAAGTCCCAGGTCTGCAGCCACTTGGGCAGGCGCCCGGGGTCGCGGCTCTGCAGGCAGCTGACCAGGGCCACGAAGGCCAGCAGCGCTGCGAAGGGGGCGCCCACGCCCACCATGGCCCGCCAGCCCGCCATGGAGAGGCCGAACACCAGCGAGGGCAGCAGCAGGAAGCACAGGAGCAGGTAAAGGACGGCGAACCAGCGGTACTTGGCCGTGCGCTTGCCCAGCGCTTTGGCCATGCGGATGGGCAGGCGCAGGCAGGGCAGCGGGTACCACAGCAGGATGCCCGAGATGTTGAAGAAGAAGTGGCAGAGGGCGATCTGCGGGGGAGGAAGAGGGGCTGGGTGGACTCGGCCAGCCGCAGAGCCCAGGCCTCGTCGCCCTGCCCCGGGCGCGCAGCCGGGGCACAGCGTGGCAGGCCCGGCGAGGGTCGAGGGTCTCTTGGCTCACAACCGTGCgacactttctttttgtttgtttgtttgttttggggtcacacccggcagcgctcaggggtcactcctggctttaagctcagaaatcgttccttgcaggctcgggggaccatacgggatgccgggattcgaaccactgtcgttctgcatgcaaggcaaatgccctacctccatgccatttctttctttcctgtcttcgCTTGGGAGATGCTCCCCTCAGCGAGGCAGGCTGAGCGTGGCAGAAATCACGCCGTGATGGGAGGAGGCCTTGGGCTCCCGCCAGAAATGCATCCCTCTGGCCTGTCTTTTGCCTCTCCCACTCTGATCAgcgcttattcctggctctgaactcaggtacCACTCCTGGCGGGTTGGGGTGATCATGCGGTAtgcggggatggaacccaggggacGTCCCCTACATGGAGGGTAAGAGTTCTACACACTAGCGAGCTCTTTGAGCCAGGGCCGCACTGAGTTGCCTGTAACCAGCTGGTGAACAGCCACGATCCCTATATTGTTTCCCACATTGGTCCCTTGTTCAGAAATTCCCCTACAaattccccacacacacacacttttggactttttgggctacacagtgatgctcaggtcttaatcCTGGCTCGGAATTACTATGGGTGCCTGAGCTTGAACTGGAGCCATCTTTTGCAAGGCGAATG
This window of the Suncus etruscus isolate mSunEtr1 chromosome 6, mSunEtr1.pri.cur, whole genome shotgun sequence genome carries:
- the PFN3 gene encoding profilin-3 produces the protein MGDWKGYICAVLRDQRIDDVAIVGHSDNRCVWASRPGGLLAAISPQEVGLLTSPDRLTFLQSGLSVAGRRCCVIRDHLLAEGDGVLDARTKGLDGRAVCVGHTPRVLLVLMGCRGVHGGILNKTVHELIRGLRTQGT